In a genomic window of Taeniopygia guttata chromosome 13, bTaeGut7.mat, whole genome shotgun sequence:
- the SH3PXD2B gene encoding SH3 and PX domain-containing protein 2B isoform X2 has protein sequence MPRRSIAEVKVLDVQKRRIPNKHYVYIIKVTWSNGATEVIYRRYSKFFDLQMQMLDKFPMEGGQKDPKQRIIPFLPGKILFRRSHIRDVAVKRLIPIDEYCKALIQLPPYISQCEEVLQFFETRPDDLTPPKEEPIGKKRSGADCASAEPLVLEQYVVVADYQKQESSEISLCVGQVVDIIEKNESGWWFVSTLEEQGWVPATCLEAQDGVQDEFSMQPDEVPWRYWSLPRHLGRRRTLGDLYTPGWGQEEKYTVIYPYTARDQDEMNLDKGAVVVVIQKNLEGWWKIRYQGQEGWAPASYLRKGNGDVFPPKLGSGSSAPCSALELDGISRQQLLASRDKDGLGGQRDGRLESRPLPGADIRRKSPKMRQRPPPRRDLTIPRGLNLPKPPVPPQVEEEYYTIADFQTTIPDGISFQAGMKVEVIEKNLSGWWYIQIEEKEGWAPATFIDKYKKTSNASRPNFLAPLPTEMAQLRLGDTDGSASEEVTGPCRPLPEAPPNGMDCTGRWGKDWKGKEAPDSGDLSLAGGYEEISDRDTEEKPSLPPRKESIIKSEGELLERQRPPPKPPGMILPMIPPKQLAAPKDSKKPELKPEKGKLFQLKNEMGLECGHKVSAKEVKKPNLRPIVKPTKPKAEPVEDKPEPITQNPFLKSRPQIRPKPAASPRTDPPPADDRLDICSLRSKLRPAKCPEKPSEQDPAAGESSFSNAVVSSEPCGRFPERPGTESKALPKLDVAPKEALPKSPLGPASPPCARDAPPQRPVVPPRRPPPPKKMGAPASVPAEPRAREAPEARPSAVPGRPMLVPPKAKPFLSACMQDEAKARSSVNPKVISKPVERGEAKERTSAPDISREALYVAVADFEGDEETNSFREGTLFEVREKNSSGWWFCKVLAGGPCWEGWIPSNYLRKKP, from the exons ATGCAGATGCTGGACAAGTTCCCCATGGAAGGAGGCCAGAAGGACCCCAAGCAAAGGATCATCCCCTTTCTGCCAG GGAAGATCCTGTTCCGCCGGAGCCACATCCGCGACGTGGCAGTCAAACGGCTGATCCCCATCGATGAGTACTGCAAG GCTCTGATCCAGCTGCCCCCCTACATCTCCCAGTGTGAGGAGGTGCTGCAGTTCTTCGAGACACGGCCCGACGACCTGACCCCCCCAAAAGA gGAGCCCATTGGAAAGAAGAGGTCTG GAGCTGACTGTGCCTCGGCTGAGCCCCTGGTGCTGGAGCAGTATGTCGTGGTGGCCGACTACCAGAAGCAGGAGAGCTCGGAGATCAGCCTGTGCGTGGGCCAGGTGGTGGATATCATTGAGAAGAACGAATCAG GCTGGTGGTTTGTGAGCACGCTGGAGGAGCAAGGCTGGGTGCCAGCGACCTGCCTGGAGGCCCAGGATGGAGTCCAGGACGAGTTCTCAATGCAGCCTGATGAAG TGCCATGGAGGTACTGGTCTCTGCCCAGGCACCTTGGCCGCCGCCGGACTCTTGGGGACTTGTACACCCCTGGATGGGGTCAAG AGGAGAAGTACACGGTTATTTACCCCTACACTGCAAGAGACCAGGATGAAATGAACCTGGACAAAGGGGCCGTGGTGGTGGTGATCCAGAAGAACCTGGAGGGCTGGTGGAAAATCAG GTACCAGGGCCAGGAGGGCTGGGCTCCTGCCTCCTACCTCAGGAAGGGCAATGGAGATGTGTTCCCACCGAAGCTGGGCTCGGGCTCCTCGGctccctgcagtgccctggAGCTGGATGGcatctccaggcagcagctgctggccagcagGGACAAGGACGGGctggggggacagagggatggcAGGTTGGAGAGCCGGCCCCTGCCCGGCGCTGACATCCGACGCA AGTCACCAAAGATGAGGCAGAGGCCACCCCCTCGCCGAGACCTCACCATA CCCCGTGGTTTGAACCTGCCTAAGCCTCCTGTCCCCCCTCAAGTGGAAGAGGAATATTACACCATTGCTGACTTCCAGACCACCATCCCTGATGGCATCAGCTTCCAGGCAGGAATGAAAGTAGAG GTTATTGAGAAGAACCTGAGTGGCTGGTGGTACATCCAGATCGAGGAGAAGGAGGGCTGGGCCCCTGCCACCTTCATTGATAAGTACAAGAAAACCAGCAACGCCTCCAGGCCCAATTTCCTGGCTCCCCTCCCCACCGAGATGGCACAGCTGCGGCTCGGTGACACCGatggcagtgccagcgaggaggTGACAGGGCCCTGCCGACCTCTGCCAGAGGCTCCTCCAAACGGCATGGACTGCACAGGGAGGTGGGGGAAGGACTGGAAGGGGAAGGAGGCTCCCGACAGCGGGGACCTGTCCTTGGCTGGGGGCTACGAGGAGATCTCGGACCGCGACACGGAGGAGAAGCCCAGCCTTCCACCCAGGAAGGAGTCCATCATTAAATCGGAAGGAGAGTTACTAGAGAGGCAGAGACCTCCCCCCAAGCCCCCAGGCATGATTTTGCCCATGATCCCACCCAAGCAGTTGGCAGCCCCGAAGGACAGCAAGAAGCCGGAGCTCAAACCGGAGAAGGGCAAACTCTTCcagctgaaaaatgaaatggGACTGGAATGTGGCCACAAGGTGTCAGCCAAGGAGGTGAAGAAGCCAAACCTCCGGCCCATTGTTAAGCCAACCAAGCCAAAAGCTGAGCCTGTGGAGGACAAACCTGAGCCCATCACCCAGAACCCGTTCTTGAAATCAAGACCTCAGATCAGGCCAAAACCTGCTGCGTCCCCCCGGACTGACCCACCCCCGGCCGATGACAGACTGGACATTTGCAGCCTGAGGAGCAAGCTGAGACCTGCCAAGTGCCCAGAGAAGCCCTCGGAGCAGGACCCCGCCGCCGGGGAAAGCTCCTTCAGCAATGCCGTGGTCTCCTCAGAGCCTTGCGGGAGGTTTCCGGAGCGGCCGGGCACGGAGAGCAAAGCTCTGCCCAAGCTGGACGTTGCCCCCAAAGAGGCACTGCCCAAATCTCCCCTGGGCCCAGCCAGCcccccctgtgccagggacgCCCCTCCGCAGCGCCCCGTGGTGCCACCTCGCAGACCACCCCCTCCCAAGAAGATGGGGGCTCCTGCCTCCGTccccgccgagccccgggcACGGGAAGCGCCCGAGGCCAGGCCCTCGGCGGTGCCAGGGAGGCCCATGCTGGTCCCTCCCAAAGccaagcccttcctctctgCCTGCATGCAAGACGAAGCCAAAGCCAGAAGCAGCGTAAACCCAAAGGTCATCTCCAAGCCCGTGGAGAGAGGGGAGGCCAAGGAGAGGACCTCAGCCCCCGACATCTCCAGGGAAGCTCTCTACGTGGCAGTGGCGGATTTTGAAGGTGATGAGGAAACCAACAGCTTCAGAGAAGGGACTTTGTTTGAAGTTCGTGAGAAGAACAGCAGTGGCTGGTGGTTCTGCAAGGTCCTGGCTGGGGGGCCCTGCTGGGAGGGCTGGATCCCTTCCAATTACCTGCGGAAGAAGCCGTAG
- the SH3PXD2B gene encoding SH3 and PX domain-containing protein 2B isoform X6, translating into MPRRSIAEVKVLDVQKRRIPNKHYVYIIKVTWSNGATEVIYRRYSKFFDLQMQMLDKFPMEGGQKDPKQRIIPFLPGKILFRRSHIRDVAVKRLIPIDEYCKALIQLPPYISQCEEVLQFFETRPDDLTPPKEEPIGKKRSGWWFVSTLEEQGWVPATCLEAQDGVQDEFSMQPDEEEKYTVIYPYTARDQDEMNLDKGAVVVVIQKNLEGWWKIRYQGQEGWAPASYLRKGNGDVFPPKLGSGSSAPCSALELDGISRQQLLASRDKDGLGGQRDGRLESRPLPGADIRRKSPKMRQRPPPRRDLTIPRGLNLPKPPVPPQVEEEYYTIADFQTTIPDGISFQAGMKVEVIEKNLSGWWYIQIEEKEGWAPATFIDKYKKTSNASRPNFLAPLPTEMAQLRLGDTDGSASEEVTGPCRPLPEAPPNGMDCTGRWGKDWKGKEAPDSGDLSLAGGYEEISDRDTEEKPSLPPRKESIIKSEGELLERQRPPPKPPGMILPMIPPKQLAAPKDSKKPELKPEKGKLFQLKNEMGLECGHKVSAKEVKKPNLRPIVKPTKPKAEPVEDKPEPITQNPFLKSRPQIRPKPAASPRTDPPPADDRLDICSLRSKLRPAKCPEKPSEQDPAAGESSFSNAVVSSEPCGRFPERPGTESKALPKLDVAPKEALPKSPLGPASPPCARDAPPQRPVVPPRRPPPPKKMGAPASVPAEPRAREAPEARPSAVPGRPMLVPPKAKPFLSACMQDEAKARSSVNPKVISKPVERGEAKERTSAPDISREALYVAVADFEGDEETNSFREGTLFEVREKNSSGWWFCKVLAGGPCWEGWIPSNYLRKKP; encoded by the exons ATGCAGATGCTGGACAAGTTCCCCATGGAAGGAGGCCAGAAGGACCCCAAGCAAAGGATCATCCCCTTTCTGCCAG GGAAGATCCTGTTCCGCCGGAGCCACATCCGCGACGTGGCAGTCAAACGGCTGATCCCCATCGATGAGTACTGCAAG GCTCTGATCCAGCTGCCCCCCTACATCTCCCAGTGTGAGGAGGTGCTGCAGTTCTTCGAGACACGGCCCGACGACCTGACCCCCCCAAAAGA gGAGCCCATTGGAAAGAAGAGGTCTG GCTGGTGGTTTGTGAGCACGCTGGAGGAGCAAGGCTGGGTGCCAGCGACCTGCCTGGAGGCCCAGGATGGAGTCCAGGACGAGTTCTCAATGCAGCCTGATGAAG AGGAGAAGTACACGGTTATTTACCCCTACACTGCAAGAGACCAGGATGAAATGAACCTGGACAAAGGGGCCGTGGTGGTGGTGATCCAGAAGAACCTGGAGGGCTGGTGGAAAATCAG GTACCAGGGCCAGGAGGGCTGGGCTCCTGCCTCCTACCTCAGGAAGGGCAATGGAGATGTGTTCCCACCGAAGCTGGGCTCGGGCTCCTCGGctccctgcagtgccctggAGCTGGATGGcatctccaggcagcagctgctggccagcagGGACAAGGACGGGctggggggacagagggatggcAGGTTGGAGAGCCGGCCCCTGCCCGGCGCTGACATCCGACGCA AGTCACCAAAGATGAGGCAGAGGCCACCCCCTCGCCGAGACCTCACCATA CCCCGTGGTTTGAACCTGCCTAAGCCTCCTGTCCCCCCTCAAGTGGAAGAGGAATATTACACCATTGCTGACTTCCAGACCACCATCCCTGATGGCATCAGCTTCCAGGCAGGAATGAAAGTAGAG GTTATTGAGAAGAACCTGAGTGGCTGGTGGTACATCCAGATCGAGGAGAAGGAGGGCTGGGCCCCTGCCACCTTCATTGATAAGTACAAGAAAACCAGCAACGCCTCCAGGCCCAATTTCCTGGCTCCCCTCCCCACCGAGATGGCACAGCTGCGGCTCGGTGACACCGatggcagtgccagcgaggaggTGACAGGGCCCTGCCGACCTCTGCCAGAGGCTCCTCCAAACGGCATGGACTGCACAGGGAGGTGGGGGAAGGACTGGAAGGGGAAGGAGGCTCCCGACAGCGGGGACCTGTCCTTGGCTGGGGGCTACGAGGAGATCTCGGACCGCGACACGGAGGAGAAGCCCAGCCTTCCACCCAGGAAGGAGTCCATCATTAAATCGGAAGGAGAGTTACTAGAGAGGCAGAGACCTCCCCCCAAGCCCCCAGGCATGATTTTGCCCATGATCCCACCCAAGCAGTTGGCAGCCCCGAAGGACAGCAAGAAGCCGGAGCTCAAACCGGAGAAGGGCAAACTCTTCcagctgaaaaatgaaatggGACTGGAATGTGGCCACAAGGTGTCAGCCAAGGAGGTGAAGAAGCCAAACCTCCGGCCCATTGTTAAGCCAACCAAGCCAAAAGCTGAGCCTGTGGAGGACAAACCTGAGCCCATCACCCAGAACCCGTTCTTGAAATCAAGACCTCAGATCAGGCCAAAACCTGCTGCGTCCCCCCGGACTGACCCACCCCCGGCCGATGACAGACTGGACATTTGCAGCCTGAGGAGCAAGCTGAGACCTGCCAAGTGCCCAGAGAAGCCCTCGGAGCAGGACCCCGCCGCCGGGGAAAGCTCCTTCAGCAATGCCGTGGTCTCCTCAGAGCCTTGCGGGAGGTTTCCGGAGCGGCCGGGCACGGAGAGCAAAGCTCTGCCCAAGCTGGACGTTGCCCCCAAAGAGGCACTGCCCAAATCTCCCCTGGGCCCAGCCAGCcccccctgtgccagggacgCCCCTCCGCAGCGCCCCGTGGTGCCACCTCGCAGACCACCCCCTCCCAAGAAGATGGGGGCTCCTGCCTCCGTccccgccgagccccgggcACGGGAAGCGCCCGAGGCCAGGCCCTCGGCGGTGCCAGGGAGGCCCATGCTGGTCCCTCCCAAAGccaagcccttcctctctgCCTGCATGCAAGACGAAGCCAAAGCCAGAAGCAGCGTAAACCCAAAGGTCATCTCCAAGCCCGTGGAGAGAGGGGAGGCCAAGGAGAGGACCTCAGCCCCCGACATCTCCAGGGAAGCTCTCTACGTGGCAGTGGCGGATTTTGAAGGTGATGAGGAAACCAACAGCTTCAGAGAAGGGACTTTGTTTGAAGTTCGTGAGAAGAACAGCAGTGGCTGGTGGTTCTGCAAGGTCCTGGCTGGGGGGCCCTGCTGGGAGGGCTGGATCCCTTCCAATTACCTGCGGAAGAAGCCGTAG